In one window of Drosophila mauritiana strain mau12 chromosome X, ASM438214v1, whole genome shotgun sequence DNA:
- the LOC117148556 gene encoding uncharacterized protein LOC117148556: MTEYSSQSQTESDSDEGPEPDVEQARTRGSSDDLTSNEWLSLHGFPSGAEDELLAIFSRFCSMNSHRKRENGLEMRFASAEHLQQGVLMAKRLVVCNMQMQWHVGRLEDPSLNPKPSGGGLGVFGKLRRAFANYFH; encoded by the coding sequence ATGACTGAGTACAGTTCCCAGAGCCAAACTGAAAGTGATAGCGATGAGGGACCGGAACCGGATGTGGAGCAGGCCAGGACCCGGGGTTCCTCGGATGATCTGACCAGCAACGAGTGGCTGAGCCTGCACGGATTTCCATCCGGCGCCGAAGACGAATTGCTGGCCATTTTCTCTCGCTTCTGTTCGATGAACTCGCATCGCAAAAGGGAGAATGGTCTAGAGATGAGATTCGCATCCGCGGAGCATCTGCAGCAGGGCGTTCTAATGGCCAAGCGTCTGGTGGTGTGCAACATGCAGATGCAGTGGCATGTGGGTCGTCTGGAGGATCCATCCCTTAATCCCAAGCCTTCGGGCGGTGGACTTGGCGTTTTTGGCAAATTGCGAAGGGCATTCGCCAATTACTTTCACTAG